In Staphylococcus saccharolyticus, one genomic interval encodes:
- a CDS encoding NADP-dependent oxidoreductase — MNNNQQIVFNKVPEGMPQDDTFKYEDTEVIEPSGHEVQLKTLYISVDPYMRGRMTNVDSYVNPFKQGEPFNGHIVTKVLKSNANEFQEGDIVVGMLPWKKINTVNSQQVNKVPSTDVPLYLYLSVLGMPGQTAYHGLLNIGEPQEGETVVVSAASGAVGSVVGQIAKIKGCKVVGIAGGDKKVSYLTEELNFDGGIDYKKDNFAQALREAVPNGIDVYYENVGGEIGDEVFKHLNTHARIPVCGAISSYNHPEKDIGTRIQGTLIKKQAMMRGFLVAEFADDFKNASEQLAKWVQEGKIKTEVSIEEGFDRVPKAFRNLLTGDNFGKQVIKVADD, encoded by the coding sequence ATGAATAACAATCAACAAATTGTTTTTAATAAAGTACCTGAGGGTATGCCTCAAGATGATACTTTTAAATATGAGGATACTGAAGTTATAGAACCTTCAGGTCATGAAGTACAATTAAAGACATTATATATTTCAGTAGATCCGTATATGAGAGGACGTATGACAAATGTAGATTCATATGTGAATCCTTTTAAACAAGGAGAGCCATTCAACGGGCACATTGTAACTAAAGTATTAAAATCAAATGCCAATGAATTTCAAGAAGGAGATATCGTTGTAGGGATGCTCCCTTGGAAGAAAATTAATACAGTAAATAGTCAACAAGTGAATAAAGTACCTTCAACTGATGTTCCGCTTTATTTATATTTAAGTGTCTTAGGAATGCCTGGACAAACAGCTTATCATGGTTTGTTAAATATTGGAGAACCACAAGAAGGCGAGACAGTTGTAGTCTCTGCAGCATCAGGAGCAGTTGGTTCAGTAGTAGGTCAAATTGCTAAAATTAAAGGTTGCAAAGTCGTAGGTATTGCCGGTGGAGACAAAAAAGTGAGTTATCTCACTGAAGAATTAAACTTTGATGGTGGAATCGATTACAAAAAAGATAATTTTGCACAAGCGCTTAGAGAAGCTGTGCCGAATGGTATAGATGTTTACTATGAAAATGTAGGTGGTGAAATAGGAGACGAAGTCTTCAAACATCTTAATACTCATGCTAGAATACCAGTATGTGGGGCTATTTCTTCTTACAATCACCCAGAAAAAGACATAGGTACAAGAATTCAAGGAACACTTATTAAAAAACAAGCAATGATGAGAGGTTTCCTTGTAGCAGAATTTGCTGATGATTTTAAAAATGCTAGTGAACAACTTGCGAAATGGGTACAAGAAGGTAAAATCAAAACGGAAGTGTCAATTGAAGAAGGGTTTGATAGAGTACCCAAAGCTTTCAGAAACTTATTGACTGGAGATAATTTTGGTAAGCAAGTCATTAAAGTCGCTGATGATTAG
- a CDS encoding lactose-specific PTS transporter subunit EIIC: MMKKLIAQIEKGKPFFEKLSRSIYLRAIRDGFISAIPVILFSSLFLLIAYVPNVFGFKWSKDMEMILMKAYNYTMGLVAFLVAGTTAKSLTDSYNRKLESTNQINFISTMLVSMCGFLFLASDPAKDGGFLSAFMGTKGLLTTFLSAFITVIIYYFCVKKNITIKMPKEVPPNISQVFKDIIPFSIVILVLYAFDLIIHSTVKTNVAEEVLKVFEPLFTAADGWIGVTIIFGAFAFFWFVGIHGPSIIEPAIADITYANVETNLKLLHTGEHADKVITSGTQMFIATMGGTGATLVVPFMFMWMTKSKRNKAIGRASVVPTFFGVNEPILFGAPLVLNPVFFIPFVLTPIVNVWIFKFFVDALGMNSFSINLPWTTPGPLGIIMGTQFVLLSFVLAIVLIIVDIIIYYPFLKVYDSEILDEEEGRVEVDNDLKDKVAANFDTKKADAIITNASESTASETHSSTVETSTNTATNDLITEQINVLVLCAGGGTSGLLANALNKVAKEYDVSVKAAAGGYGSHVDIMKEYQLIILAPQVASNYEDIKQDTDKLGIKLVKT; encoded by the coding sequence TTGATGAAGAAATTAATAGCTCAGATAGAAAAGGGAAAACCATTTTTCGAAAAATTATCTAGAAGTATCTACCTAAGAGCAATTCGTGATGGCTTTATTTCAGCTATACCAGTCATCTTATTCTCTAGTTTGTTCTTATTAATTGCTTATGTACCAAATGTCTTTGGCTTTAAATGGAGTAAAGACATGGAAATGATTTTAATGAAAGCTTACAATTATACGATGGGTCTCGTTGCATTTCTTGTTGCAGGTACAACAGCCAAATCTTTAACAGATTCATACAATCGTAAATTAGAAAGTACGAATCAAATCAACTTTATCTCAACCATGCTTGTATCAATGTGTGGATTCTTATTCTTAGCTTCAGATCCAGCTAAAGATGGTGGCTTCTTGAGTGCATTTATGGGAACAAAAGGTTTATTAACAACCTTTTTAAGTGCATTTATCACAGTGATTATCTATTACTTCTGTGTTAAAAAGAATATCACTATCAAAATGCCTAAAGAAGTACCACCTAACATTTCTCAAGTATTCAAAGATATTATTCCATTTTCAATTGTTATATTAGTACTTTATGCGTTTGATTTAATCATTCACTCAACTGTTAAAACGAATGTTGCAGAAGAGGTACTGAAAGTCTTTGAACCACTATTTACTGCAGCAGATGGATGGATAGGTGTGACAATTATTTTTGGAGCGTTTGCTTTCTTCTGGTTTGTTGGTATACATGGACCTTCAATCATCGAACCTGCAATTGCAGATATTACTTATGCCAATGTTGAAACAAACTTAAAGTTATTACATACTGGGGAACACGCTGATAAAGTTATTACTTCTGGTACTCAAATGTTTATCGCAACAATGGGTGGTACCGGTGCCACTTTAGTTGTTCCATTTATGTTTATGTGGATGACGAAATCAAAACGTAACAAAGCAATTGGACGTGCATCGGTAGTACCAACGTTCTTTGGTGTTAACGAACCAATTTTGTTTGGTGCACCATTGGTACTCAATCCAGTGTTCTTTATTCCATTTGTTTTAACGCCAATCGTCAATGTGTGGATTTTCAAGTTCTTCGTTGATGCACTCGGAATGAATAGTTTTAGTATTAACTTACCTTGGACAACTCCCGGACCTTTAGGAATTATTATGGGTACACAATTTGTATTATTATCATTTGTATTAGCCATTGTCTTAATCATTGTGGATATTATTATCTATTATCCATTCTTAAAAGTATACGATAGCGAAATCTTAGATGAGGAAGAAGGGCGCGTAGAAGTTGATAATGATTTAAAAGATAAAGTAGCTGCCAATTTTGATACTAAAAAAGCAGATGCTATTATTACAAACGCTTCTGAATCAACTGCATCAGAAACTCATTCATCAACGGTCGAAACATCTACCAACACAGCTACAAATGATTTAATTACTGAGCAAATCAATGTACTTGTGTTGTGTGCCGGTGGTGGTACAAGTGGTTTATTAGCAAATGCTCTAAACAAAGTCGCAAAAGAGTATGATGTATCAGTAAAAGCAGCAGCTGGAGGGTATGGCTCGCATGTAGATATTATGAAAGAATATCAACTCATTATTTTAGCCCCACAAGTGGCATCAAATTATGAAGATATTAAACAAGACACTGATAAATTAGGTATTAAATTAGTTAAAACATAA
- the amaP gene encoding alkaline shock response membrane anchor protein AmaP, with product MKRLKNFILGLLIVAIVGFLLFMYIKDSRIKNYQDYFLQINWFQPLLIALAGLLILIGIILVLSTFKPTHRKPGLYKDFDDGHIYVSRKAVEKSAYDTITKYDQVRQPNVVSKLYNKKNKSFIDIKADFFVPNNVQVKTLSESIRSDIKHNVEHFTEIPVRKLEVNVRDQKTSGPRVL from the coding sequence GTGAAAAGACTTAAGAATTTTATTCTCGGCCTATTAATTGTTGCAATTGTTGGATTCTTATTGTTTATGTACATAAAAGATAGTCGCATCAAAAATTATCAAGACTACTTTTTACAAATCAACTGGTTCCAACCATTATTAATTGCACTTGCGGGACTACTGATATTAATAGGTATCATTTTAGTACTAAGTACATTCAAACCTACGCATCGCAAACCTGGACTTTATAAAGATTTTGACGACGGTCATATTTATGTTTCTCGAAAAGCAGTAGAAAAATCTGCTTATGATACTATCACAAAATATGATCAAGTAAGACAACCTAATGTTGTAAGTAAACTATACAACAAGAAAAACAAATCTTTTATTGACATCAAAGCTGACTTTTTTGTTCCAAATAATGTTCAAGTAAAAACTTTATCTGAAAGTATCCGTTCAGACATTAAACATAATGTTGAACATTTTACAGAAATACCAGTACGAAAATTAGAAGTAAATGTTCGTGAC